The Nostoc sp. 'Lobaria pulmonaria (5183) cyanobiont' genome window below encodes:
- the coaE gene encoding dephospho-CoA kinase (Dephospho-CoA kinase (CoaE) performs the final step in coenzyme A biosynthesis.) — MTKRIIGLTGGIATGKTTVTNYLASTYNLPILDADIYAREAVSLGSPILGAIAQRYGEQILLPDSSLNRQKLGEIIFNRQDERNWIDNLIHPDVRDRFLKAIAQSSSQTLVLVVPLLFEAGMTDLVTEIWVVRCSQEQQLQRLIQRNHLNRKQARARINSQLSIEEKVAHADVVLDNSFTLEVLLEHVDVALKTTSKD; from the coding sequence ATGACAAAACGTATAATCGGTTTAACCGGAGGTATTGCCACAGGCAAAACCACTGTCACCAATTATTTAGCTAGCACTTATAACCTGCCGATTTTGGATGCAGATATTTATGCTAGAGAGGCAGTATCTTTAGGTTCGCCGATTCTGGGTGCGATCGCTCAACGTTATGGTGAACAAATTTTACTACCAGATAGCAGCCTCAACCGTCAAAAGCTAGGTGAAATTATCTTTAATCGCCAAGATGAACGCAACTGGATAGACAATTTGATTCATCCTGATGTGCGCGATCGCTTTCTCAAAGCAATTGCTCAGTCTTCCTCACAAACACTGGTGTTAGTAGTGCCTCTATTATTTGAAGCGGGAATGACTGATTTGGTAACTGAAATCTGGGTAGTGCGTTGTTCCCAAGAGCAACAACTACAAAGATTGATACAACGAAACCATTTAAATAGAAAACAGGCACGTGCCAGGATTAATAGCCAATTATCTATCGAAGAAAAAGTGGCTCATGCAGATGTTGTTTTAGATAACTCCTTCACCCTAGAAGTATTACTAGAGCACGTAGATGTAGCCCTAAAAACTACTAGTAAGGACTAG
- a CDS encoding tellurite resistance TerB family protein, with the protein MGLFDAVLGTESQAQAALSPAEAFAVIILTATASDGYLSVEQANSIISVLSRMKLFKSYPNEMMNRLFEKILGILQGDDFNALFNAAKDSLSQDLRETAFAVATNFVLAEGIIPEEEKNFLNDLYQALGVSREIAIQIVQVILIKNRA; encoded by the coding sequence ATGGGTCTATTCGACGCTGTGTTGGGCACAGAAAGCCAAGCCCAAGCAGCACTCAGTCCAGCGGAAGCTTTTGCTGTCATTATATTGACGGCAACGGCTTCAGACGGTTATCTTTCTGTTGAGCAAGCAAATTCTATCATTTCTGTGCTATCTCGGATGAAACTTTTTAAAAGTTATCCCAATGAAATGATGAACAGGCTGTTTGAAAAAATTTTGGGCATTCTCCAAGGTGATGACTTTAATGCTTTGTTTAATGCAGCAAAAGATTCTTTATCTCAAGACTTGCGGGAAACAGCCTTTGCAGTAGCCACCAATTTTGTCCTAGCTGAAGGTATTATACCTGAAGAAGAAAAAAACTTCTTAAATGATTTATATCAAGCTTTAGGGGTTTCTAGAGAGATAGCAATACAAATTGTGCAAGTAATCTTGATTAAAAATCGTGCATAG
- a CDS encoding GTP-binding protein, with amino-acid sequence MSVYRNLQETHLNRARASLRQALSWYGYLRKSGQLSSNPELVGLVKPELEALNATLNKLDSNVIRIAVFGLVSRGKSAVLNALLGDKILQTGPLNGVTQWPRSVRWQPGGKVLVELIDTPGLDEIAGESRADMAREVVHQADLILFVVSGDITRTEYQALLELRKSQKPLILVFNKIDLYPDTDRGVIYQNLQQLGAGNPQAKPLLPDEIVMVAAEPAAMEVRVEWPDGRVSYEWETPPPQVDELKETILNILNREGRSLLALNALIQARDAEAAIAQKTIDLREKEAEEIIWQFTKYKALAVMLNPIAFLDILGGTVADLALIRALARLYGLPMTSYEAGKILKTILFSSGGLLLGELGSSFLLGLGKSTAAITSGDNPSNITAFAGSAIAQAGIAGYGAYSVGKAAQVYLEKGCTWGQLGASSVIQEILSQVDQNTIMYRLRQELGIKY; translated from the coding sequence ATGTCGGTTTATCGTAATCTGCAAGAAACTCACTTAAATCGTGCCCGCGCCAGTCTCAGACAAGCGCTTTCTTGGTATGGATATCTTCGCAAGTCAGGACAGCTTTCATCTAACCCAGAATTGGTAGGTTTGGTAAAACCAGAATTGGAAGCTTTAAATGCCACACTCAATAAGCTAGATTCAAACGTCATTAGAATAGCTGTCTTTGGTTTGGTGAGTCGAGGAAAGTCAGCAGTTTTAAATGCCTTACTGGGAGACAAAATTCTGCAAACGGGGCCGTTAAATGGTGTCACCCAATGGCCGCGTTCTGTGCGGTGGCAGCCCGGTGGTAAGGTACTAGTAGAGTTAATTGATACGCCCGGATTAGACGAAATTGCGGGTGAGTCACGGGCGGATATGGCACGAGAAGTAGTACATCAGGCAGATTTGATTTTGTTTGTCGTCTCTGGTGATATCACGCGTACTGAGTATCAAGCACTGCTGGAATTGCGAAAATCACAAAAACCCCTAATTTTAGTGTTTAACAAGATAGATTTATACCCAGATACCGATCGCGGAGTGATTTACCAAAATTTGCAACAACTGGGTGCTGGGAATCCCCAAGCAAAGCCTCTACTCCCGGATGAAATTGTGATGGTGGCGGCGGAACCAGCAGCAATGGAAGTGCGGGTTGAGTGGCCTGATGGGCGTGTCAGTTATGAATGGGAAACACCACCACCGCAAGTAGACGAACTCAAAGAGACAATTCTGAATATTCTCAATCGGGAAGGGCGATCGCTTCTGGCTTTAAATGCACTGATCCAAGCACGGGATGCAGAAGCCGCCATCGCTCAAAAAACTATCGATTTACGCGAAAAAGAAGCCGAAGAAATTATTTGGCAATTTACCAAATACAAAGCTTTGGCAGTAATGCTCAATCCCATCGCCTTCTTAGATATCCTTGGCGGAACTGTTGCTGATTTAGCTTTAATTCGCGCTCTCGCTAGATTGTATGGTTTGCCGATGACTAGCTATGAAGCCGGGAAAATTTTAAAAACGATTTTATTTAGTTCTGGTGGCTTGCTACTGGGAGAATTAGGTAGTAGTTTTCTTTTGGGTTTAGGTAAAAGTACGGCTGCAATAACTAGTGGTGACAATCCCAGCAATATTACTGCTTTTGCTGGCAGTGCGATCGCTCAAGCTGGTATTGCCGGTTATGGCGCATATTCCGTTGGCAAAGCCGCCCAAGTCTATCTCGAAAAAGGCTGCACTTGGGGACAATTGGGCGCTAGCAGTGTCATTCAAGAAATTCTCTCTCAAGTTGACCAAAACACAATTATGTATCGTCTGCGACAAGAGTTAGGTATAAAATATTAA
- a CDS encoding UDP-N-acetylmuramoyl-tripeptide--D-alanyl-D-alanine ligase, which translates to MLCSVTLTQLAEVILAHCVNLSETALTQVTSGIQTDSRTLKPGEIFVAFRGDKFDGHEFVPTAIAKGAIAAIVDFEYENPGFPVLQVKDTLKAYQKLGRWWRDRFNIPVIGVTGSVGKTTTKELIAAVLGTKGRVHKTYGNYNNEIGVPKTLLELGAENDYAVIEMAMRGRGQIAELTQIARPTIGVITNVGTAHIELLGSEEAIAEAKCELLVEMSANSVAILNHDNPLLMATAAKVWHGEVLTYGFSGGDIQGQLIDNETVKVAGIQLPLPLPGRHNATNFLAALAVAKVLGIDWASLKAGVMVDMPAGRSQRFTLPSDVVILDETYNAAPEAMIAALQLLADTPGKRKIAVLGAMKELGERSQQLHQRVGETVQKLNLDGLLVLVDGQDAEAIILSAEGIPSECFATHAELVARLKTFVQTGDRLLFKAAHSVGLDRVVNQLCAEFPK; encoded by the coding sequence ATGCTTTGTTCTGTCACCCTAACCCAACTGGCTGAAGTTATTTTGGCCCACTGTGTAAACTTATCTGAAACTGCTTTAACACAAGTAACTAGCGGTATCCAAACAGATAGCCGTACCTTGAAGCCAGGTGAAATATTTGTCGCTTTCCGAGGCGATAAGTTTGATGGACATGAATTCGTGCCAACTGCGATCGCAAAGGGTGCAATAGCTGCAATCGTAGATTTTGAATACGAAAATCCAGGATTCCCTGTATTACAGGTAAAAGATACTCTTAAGGCATATCAAAAACTTGGAAGATGGTGGCGCGATCGCTTTAATATTCCTGTAATTGGTGTAACAGGTTCCGTGGGTAAAACTACAACCAAAGAATTGATCGCCGCAGTTTTAGGTACAAAGGGACGAGTTCACAAAACTTATGGAAATTACAACAACGAAATCGGTGTTCCGAAAACTCTCCTAGAACTTGGCGCCGAAAATGACTACGCCGTGATTGAAATGGCGATGCGGGGTAGGGGACAAATTGCTGAACTGACGCAAATAGCGCGGCCAACAATTGGAGTGATTACCAATGTGGGGACAGCGCATATTGAGTTACTAGGTTCGGAAGAAGCGATTGCTGAGGCAAAATGTGAGTTGTTAGTCGAAATGTCTGCTAATAGTGTGGCAATTCTCAACCACGACAATCCCCTATTAATGGCTACAGCAGCAAAAGTTTGGCACGGAGAAGTTTTAACTTACGGCTTTTCTGGTGGGGATATTCAAGGGCAGTTAATTGATAACGAGACTGTAAAAGTAGCAGGAATCCAACTACCTCTACCTCTACCTGGTCGTCATAATGCGACTAATTTCTTGGCAGCTTTAGCGGTGGCAAAGGTTTTAGGGATCGATTGGGCATCCTTAAAAGCAGGTGTAATGGTGGATATGCCCGCAGGGCGATCGCAGCGATTTACCTTACCCAGTGATGTGGTAATCTTAGATGAAACTTATAATGCTGCACCAGAAGCTATGATTGCAGCGTTGCAATTATTGGCAGATACACCCGGAAAGCGGAAAATTGCTGTATTGGGTGCAATGAAAGAATTGGGAGAGCGATCGCAACAGTTGCACCAGCGAGTGGGAGAAACGGTGCAAAAGTTGAATTTAGACGGCTTGTTGGTTTTGGTAGATGGACAAGATGCCGAAGCGATCATTCTTAGTGCCGAGGGTATCCCATCGGAGTGTTTTGCAACTCATGCCGAATTGGTGGCTAGGTTGAAGACATTTGTGCAAACAGGCGATCGTTTATTGTTCAAAGCCGCCCATTCTGTAGGACTGGATCGGGTAGTCAATCAGTTATGTGCAGAATTTCCCAAGTGA
- a CDS encoding fasciclin domain-containing protein, with protein MADIVDIAVTAESFKTLVAAVQAAGLVETLKSPGPFTVFAPNDDAFAKLPAGTIQTLLQNIPQLTRILKYHVVPGKLLKTDLAQLGTVNSVEGSPIKIDSSNGFEVKNATVLAADIEADNGVVHVIDTVILPG; from the coding sequence ATGGCTGATATTGTTGATATTGCAGTTACGGCTGAGTCGTTTAAAACACTGGTGGCAGCTGTACAGGCTGCTGGTTTAGTAGAAACATTAAAAAGTCCTGGGCCGTTCACTGTTTTTGCACCAAATGACGATGCTTTTGCCAAGTTACCAGCGGGAACTATCCAAACTCTGTTACAAAACATTCCCCAGCTAACGCGTATTCTAAAGTATCATGTCGTTCCAGGAAAGCTACTAAAAACTGATTTGGCACAACTCGGTACGGTTAATTCTGTAGAAGGTTCACCCATTAAAATTGATTCTTCTAATGGTTTTGAAGTTAAAAATGCCACAGTTTTAGCAGCAGATATTGAAGCTGACAATGGTGTGGTACACGTTATTGATACAGTGATTTTACCAGGTTAA
- a CDS encoding DOPA 4,5-dioxygenase family protein, with the protein MKEDTIEIAGFHAHVYFDPESRDVAARVREGLGARFDVQLGRWFDKPIGPHPKAMYQVAFLPNQFDKVVPWLMLNRDGLDILVHPETGDAVTDHAVHSLWLGEKLDLNIEFLRQLSPTLSN; encoded by the coding sequence ATGAAAGAAGATACTATCGAGATCGCCGGTTTTCATGCTCATGTTTACTTCGATCCTGAGAGTCGGGATGTAGCTGCGCGTGTACGCGAAGGATTAGGCGCTAGGTTTGACGTGCAACTCGGACGCTGGTTTGACAAGCCCATCGGCCCCCACCCAAAAGCAATGTATCAAGTTGCTTTCTTACCGAATCAGTTTGATAAAGTCGTTCCCTGGTTAATGCTCAATCGTGACGGATTGGATATCCTCGTCCACCCTGAGACAGGCGATGCTGTGACAGACCACGCAGTTCATTCGCTATGGTTAGGAGAAAAGCTAGATTTGAATATTGAGTTTCTTCGACAGCTCAGTCCGACTTTATCCAATTAA
- a CDS encoding histone deacetylase family protein: MLPVIYSDEFLDHKTGKYHPEKPERLSAIANALKAATFADKISWRSPTPASEQPSLMSSLVRTHSPAYIKKLWQIAFSGGGPLDGDTPVSPRSYDVALLAVSAWLDGVEVVLGSDNPAFVLARPPGHHAESDAGMGFCLFSNAAIAALFALEQPGINRVAILDWDVHHGNGTQAIVETEARIAYCSLHQYPCYPGTGRSTERGFHNNVLNLPVRPGSDIAIYQPLFEKQVVPFLVNFQADLLIVSAGYDGNAADPLASINLQPEDYALFTDYCLGVTRKILFGLEGGYDFDSLSQSVVATIERCLF, encoded by the coding sequence ATGCTACCAGTCATTTATTCCGACGAATTTTTAGATCACAAGACTGGAAAATACCATCCCGAAAAACCAGAACGTTTAAGTGCGATCGCAAATGCCTTAAAAGCAGCTACATTCGCAGATAAAATTAGCTGGAGATCGCCCACACCAGCATCAGAACAGCCATCACTGATGTCTTCGTTGGTTAGAACACATAGCCCAGCCTACATCAAAAAACTGTGGCAAATCGCCTTTAGTGGCGGCGGCCCTTTGGATGGAGATACGCCAGTTTCCCCGCGCAGTTATGATGTGGCATTATTGGCAGTCAGTGCATGGTTAGATGGAGTTGAGGTTGTATTAGGGTCGGATAATCCAGCTTTTGTACTAGCGCGTCCTCCAGGACACCATGCTGAAAGTGATGCAGGGATGGGCTTTTGTCTATTTTCTAATGCCGCGATCGCCGCTTTATTTGCTCTAGAACAACCTGGAATTAACCGCGTCGCCATCCTCGATTGGGATGTGCATCATGGTAATGGTACTCAGGCGATCGTTGAAACAGAAGCACGCATCGCCTATTGTTCCCTACATCAGTATCCATGCTATCCCGGTACGGGAAGATCGACAGAACGCGGCTTTCACAATAATGTATTAAATTTACCAGTACGCCCTGGTAGTGATATTGCCATATATCAGCCACTATTTGAAAAACAGGTAGTACCATTTTTAGTTAACTTTCAAGCGGATTTACTGATTGTGAGTGCTGGTTATGATGGCAATGCCGCAGATCCTTTGGCAAGTATTAATTTGCAGCCAGAAGACTACGCTTTATTTACTGATTATTGTCTAGGGGTAACTCGTAAAATTCTGTTTGGCTTAGAAGGTGGTTACGATTTTGATTCTCTTTCTCAATCAGTTGTAGCGACAATTGAACGCTGTTTATTTTAA
- a CDS encoding EAL domain-containing protein, translating to MRGNEREKIRHLLVIQDLEGRRTVPLRETTYSLGRHPANTIVLASRSVSMQHAILLRVTVPETDQYGFQIIDGNYKGKGSTNGLFVNGNKCFSHNLRHGDIIAFGSNKAQAKYYAISNISEQAFSESFDVEDLSGFLSEQASPANPFQTLAIDPSFEAASESALARLASFPELIPNPIIEMDLEGRITYLNPAAGIKFPNIREVGTEHPILTGLLIGINNLEKNSFVREVEVGTEVFEQSVLYLPESDLIRTFIIRDITEQKQATAELRQRDRLLQAVAEAANYLLGEMNYETGIDRALAVLGEAAKADRAYLFQNHPHPVTEEIAVSLKFEWTQSCIESTRNHWQNQPYQAPGLARWYTVLSSGQSISGITQKFPAAEQEFLIRDGIQSLLLVPLRLDNDFWGYLGLADCTFERHWSKHEESTLLTMAASIIGARQRQQVEEKIRYQALHDLLTGLPNRLLFNELLSKTLPNATRNGESLAVIFLDLDRFKVINDTLGHTLGDQLLQSVSQRLKDSLRGGDTVARWGGDEFTILLPRVNDIEEVTLVAQRILQALEDAFHLQEHELYVTASLGIALLDNNSPDAETLIQHADAALYYAKDKGRNNYQFYSVSLSAKNPELLTLEKSLRYALERNEFTLYYQPRVNIATGKITSMEALLRWQHPEMGLVAPSVFIPLVEESGLIVPIGEWTLQTACSQNKAWQDAGFPPIMIAVNLSLKQFRQPKLVETIAKVLEQTGLEPRFLELEIMETTAIEDLNFTTKVLEELQQMGVYISIDDFGTGHSSLSRLQLLPLHNLKIDKSFIQYLTQDAKVAHIIQAIVTLGHSLGLKLTAEGVEKEEELEFLKSINCEEVQGFLFYRPLSEQKATEVLESKRATI from the coding sequence ATGCGAGGAAATGAGCGGGAAAAAATACGCCATCTGTTGGTCATCCAAGACCTGGAAGGGCGGCGAACTGTCCCCTTACGAGAGACTACTTATTCTCTGGGGCGGCATCCTGCAAACACTATTGTCTTGGCTTCCCGGTCAGTATCAATGCAACATGCAATTTTATTGCGAGTAACTGTTCCAGAAACTGACCAATACGGCTTCCAGATTATTGATGGCAATTATAAGGGTAAAGGCAGTACTAATGGCTTATTTGTAAATGGTAATAAATGCTTTTCTCATAATCTTAGGCATGGAGATATCATTGCTTTTGGCAGTAATAAAGCTCAGGCTAAATATTATGCTATTTCCAATATTTCAGAACAAGCATTTTCTGAATCTTTTGATGTTGAAGACTTATCTGGTTTCTTATCAGAGCAAGCCAGTCCTGCCAATCCTTTTCAAACCTTAGCCATCGATCCCAGCTTTGAAGCAGCTAGTGAGTCCGCCCTAGCTCGCCTAGCATCCTTTCCTGAACTCATTCCCAATCCAATTATTGAAATGGATCTCGAAGGAAGAATTACTTATCTCAATCCAGCCGCAGGTATCAAGTTTCCCAATATTAGGGAAGTTGGGACAGAACACCCGATCTTAACGGGACTCTTGATTGGAATTAACAATCTAGAAAAAAATTCTTTTGTGCGGGAGGTGGAAGTAGGCACAGAAGTTTTTGAACAATCCGTTCTCTATCTTCCTGAAAGTGATTTAATTAGAACTTTTATTATTAGGGATATTACAGAGCAAAAGCAAGCTACAGCCGAACTGCGCCAGCGCGATCGCTTGTTACAAGCAGTTGCAGAAGCTGCCAATTATTTGCTAGGAGAAATGAATTACGAAACTGGTATCGATCGAGCTCTCGCTGTACTGGGCGAAGCTGCCAAGGCAGATCGTGCCTATCTCTTTCAGAACCATCCCCATCCTGTTACAGAGGAAATAGCAGTCAGCCTCAAGTTTGAATGGACACAATCTTGTATTGAATCTACCCGCAACCATTGGCAGAATCAGCCTTATCAAGCTCCTGGATTAGCCCGTTGGTACACAGTTCTCTCTAGCGGCCAGTCGATTAGCGGAATTACCCAAAAATTTCCTGCCGCCGAACAAGAATTCCTAATTCGAGATGGCATTCAATCTCTTCTCTTAGTGCCTCTTCGCTTGGATAATGATTTCTGGGGATATCTTGGCTTGGCAGACTGCACCTTTGAGCGTCATTGGTCAAAGCACGAAGAATCTACTCTTTTAACGATGGCGGCTAGTATCATTGGTGCGCGGCAGCGTCAACAAGTAGAAGAAAAGATTCGCTATCAAGCCCTCCATGACTTGCTGACAGGGTTGCCCAATCGCCTACTATTTAATGAGCTGCTCAGTAAAACTCTGCCCAACGCCACTCGAAATGGCGAAAGTTTAGCTGTGATCTTCCTCGATTTGGATCGCTTTAAGGTGATTAATGATACTTTGGGGCACACTCTGGGAGACCAATTGTTACAAAGTGTCTCTCAAAGATTAAAAGACTCACTCAGAGGCGGAGACACTGTAGCCCGTTGGGGAGGCGATGAATTTACTATTTTACTCCCACGAGTCAATGATATTGAAGAGGTAACTTTGGTGGCGCAAAGAATCTTACAAGCCTTAGAGGATGCTTTTCATCTCCAAGAACATGAACTTTATGTGACTGCCAGCCTCGGTATTGCCTTACTTGATAACAATAGTCCTGACGCCGAAACACTAATCCAGCACGCAGATGCCGCTTTATACTACGCTAAAGACAAAGGGCGGAATAACTACCAATTCTATAGTGTTTCCCTGAGTGCTAAAAATCCTGAACTCCTGACTTTAGAAAAGAGCTTGCGCTATGCCCTAGAACGCAATGAATTTACGCTGTACTATCAGCCTCGTGTGAACATTGCCACCGGAAAAATTACTAGTATGGAGGCTCTGTTGCGTTGGCAGCACCCAGAGATGGGATTGGTCGCCCCCAGTGTGTTTATTCCCCTGGTCGAAGAAAGTGGATTAATTGTCCCCATCGGCGAATGGACTCTACAGACGGCCTGTAGCCAAAATAAAGCATGGCAAGATGCTGGATTCCCACCGATTATGATCGCTGTTAATCTTTCTCTAAAGCAGTTCCGCCAACCCAAATTGGTAGAGACTATAGCCAAGGTTTTAGAACAAACAGGTCTGGAACCGCGCTTTTTAGAACTAGAAATTATGGAAACCACAGCGATTGAGGACTTGAATTTTACCACAAAGGTGTTAGAGGAGCTACAGCAGATGGGTGTTTACATCTCCATTGATGACTTTGGTACGGGTCATTCCTCGCTCTCACGCCTACAGCTTTTGCCACTCCACAATCTGAAAATAGATAAATCTTTCATTCAATATTTGACGCAGGATGCCAAAGTAGCTCATATTATCCAGGCGATAGTAACCTTGGGACACAGCTTGGGATTAAAGTTAACAGCCGAAGGGGTAGAGAAGGAAGAGGAATTGGAATTCTTGAAATCTATTAACTGCGAGGAGGTACAAGGCTTTTTATTCTACCGCCCACTTTCTGAACAGAAAGCAACAGAAGTTCTCGAAAGTAAACGAGCAACGATCTAG
- a CDS encoding Calvin cycle protein CP12 — protein MTTSLNSFENAGTANLEEAITSAITEARTTCEQDGSNSADCAVAWDIVEELQAEKADQQQAKQKKTSLENYCDTHPGSVECLIYDV, from the coding sequence ATGACAACTAGCCTAAACTCATTTGAAAATGCTGGGACGGCAAATCTTGAAGAAGCCATTACTAGTGCCATTACTGAAGCCCGTACAACTTGTGAGCAAGATGGCAGTAATTCTGCCGATTGTGCCGTAGCCTGGGACATTGTAGAAGAGTTGCAAGCTGAGAAAGCTGATCAACAACAAGCAAAACAAAAGAAAACCTCTCTAGAAAATTACTGCGATACCCATCCAGGTTCCGTAGAATGTCTCATCTACGACGTTTAA
- a CDS encoding GNAT family N-acetyltransferase, whose protein sequence is MCRISQVNLPLETQRLILRDFVKSDWPAVHKYASDPKVVRYLTFGANSEEDTKNFLQTEISLQGEEHHQHFALAVTLKPRKQLIGICRISIQDTDNKIGSIGYCLTQEFWGQGYAPEAVKAVVSFGFQQLDLHRIFANCHPENIASARVMQKIGMQQEGYLREHHWIKGEWRDSWLYAILEHEWRGVK, encoded by the coding sequence ATGTGCAGAATTTCCCAAGTGAATCTACCACTAGAAACCCAACGTCTCATACTGCGAGACTTTGTAAAATCAGATTGGCCAGCAGTTCATAAATACGCTAGCGATCCTAAAGTTGTGCGTTATTTAACCTTTGGTGCGAATAGCGAAGAAGATACCAAAAACTTTTTGCAAACAGAGATTTCATTGCAAGGGGAAGAACATCATCAACATTTTGCCTTAGCAGTAACTTTAAAACCCCGAAAGCAATTGATTGGTATCTGTCGCATATCCATTCAGGATACTGATAATAAAATAGGCTCTATTGGATACTGTTTAACTCAGGAATTTTGGGGACAAGGATATGCACCTGAAGCTGTAAAAGCAGTTGTATCCTTTGGTTTTCAGCAGTTAGACTTACATCGCATCTTTGCGAATTGTCATCCAGAAAACATTGCCTCAGCACGAGTTATGCAAAAAATTGGAATGCAACAAGAAGGATATTTGCGAGAACACCATTGGATTAAGGGAGAATGGCGAGACTCTTGGCTCTATGCCATTCTTGAGCATGAATGGAGAGGCGTCAAATGA
- the cobA gene encoding uroporphyrinogen-III C-methyltransferase, translating into MTKQRGKVYLVGAGPGDAAYLTVKADKLLAAAQVLVYDALVDAQLLQCVPDDCLKLDVGKRGGKPSTSQAQINKLLVKHCLQGKQVIRLKSGDPLIFGRCTSEIEALKASGCDFELVPGISSALAAPLLAGIPLTDPVLSRTFAVLTAHEPEVLDWEALSRLETLVILMGGRHLPEIVDQLVQHGRSHLTPIAIIRWAGTPEQQIWTAQLGNIIEQTTGLSLSPAVIVIGEVVGLRKYLQPEKIDCQVSTTAKTFSPPAMSSNFPLSPLTGKMILVTRSVGQSSQFSDRLIASGATVIEMPTLEIGPPSSWEALDRAIAHLSDFDWLILTSTNGIDYFFERLTTQGKDSRALAGIKIAVVGEKTAQSLKQRSLQPDFIPPNFVADSLVESFPDKLDGKKVLFPRVESGGREVLVKELTLKGAKVIEVAAYQSCCPSSIPPAAKLALQNRKVDAITFASSKTVQFFCQLTNNIFPNNSDASQFLEGVCIASIGPQTSKTCHDLFGRVDIEAQEYTLDGLTQALIAWAANS; encoded by the coding sequence ATGACAAAACAAAGGGGCAAAGTCTACCTCGTAGGAGCTGGGCCTGGAGATGCGGCATACCTAACAGTAAAAGCTGACAAACTCTTAGCTGCTGCTCAAGTGTTAGTCTACGATGCTTTAGTAGATGCTCAATTATTGCAGTGCGTACCAGATGATTGCCTGAAGTTAGATGTCGGCAAACGCGGTGGCAAACCCAGTACAAGCCAAGCACAGATTAACAAGTTACTGGTAAAGCACTGTCTGCAAGGAAAACAAGTTATACGGCTCAAATCAGGCGATCCGTTGATTTTTGGGCGTTGCACTTCCGAAATTGAAGCGTTGAAAGCATCCGGTTGTGATTTTGAACTAGTACCAGGAATTTCCTCAGCCCTTGCAGCACCTTTGTTGGCAGGAATTCCCCTCACAGATCCGGTTTTAAGCCGCACTTTTGCAGTGCTTACAGCTCACGAACCAGAGGTTTTAGACTGGGAGGCACTCTCACGGTTAGAGACACTGGTAATTTTGATGGGAGGGCGACATCTACCAGAGATTGTAGATCAACTGGTGCAGCATGGGCGATCGCACTTAACACCCATTGCGATCATCCGTTGGGCAGGAACTCCCGAACAACAAATTTGGACAGCGCAACTGGGCAATATTATAGAACAAACCACCGGATTATCCCTTTCCCCGGCGGTAATTGTAATTGGCGAAGTTGTTGGGCTACGTAAGTACTTACAACCTGAGAAAATAGATTGTCAGGTTTCGACTACAGCCAAAACTTTTAGCCCCCCTGCTATGTCAAGCAATTTTCCCCTATCTCCCCTTACTGGTAAAATGATCTTGGTGACACGTTCAGTTGGCCAATCGAGTCAATTTAGCGATCGCCTCATTGCATCAGGTGCAACAGTCATCGAAATGCCTACCTTAGAAATCGGCCCGCCCTCCAGTTGGGAAGCTTTGGATCGTGCGATCGCTCATTTGTCTGACTTCGACTGGTTAATTCTCACTTCTACCAATGGCATAGACTACTTTTTTGAAAGGCTAACTACCCAAGGTAAAGATAGCCGTGCCTTAGCTGGCATTAAAATTGCCGTCGTTGGTGAGAAAACAGCCCAAAGTCTCAAACAACGCTCTCTCCAACCAGATTTTATTCCCCCTAACTTTGTTGCCGATTCTTTAGTGGAAAGTTTCCCAGATAAATTAGATGGTAAAAAGGTTTTATTTCCCAGAGTTGAAAGCGGCGGCAGAGAAGTCTTAGTTAAGGAATTAACTCTCAAGGGAGCAAAGGTGATAGAAGTTGCGGCATATCAATCTTGTTGTCCTAGTAGTATTCCACCTGCGGCAAAGTTAGCTCTCCAAAACCGCAAAGTAGATGCGATCACCTTTGCCAGTTCTAAAACTGTACAATTTTTCTGTCAACTTACTAATAATATATTTCCCAACAACTCTGATGCTAGCCAATTCTTAGAGGGAGTTTGTATTGCCTCTATCGGCCCCCAAACCTCCAAAACTTGCCATGATTTATTTGGACGTGTGGATATAGAAGCCCAAGAATATACTTTAGATGGTTTAACCCAAGCACTGATCGCATGGGCGGCAAATTCTTAG